In one Janibacter cremeus genomic region, the following are encoded:
- a CDS encoding enoyl-CoA hydratase/isomerase family protein: protein MGVTYEASDRLARIVLDRPEAGNALDLDMARELREQVQRALADPYVDILTLTGNGTDFCVGSDTSKAERADDPTTAVFELAAALEELFALLNSSAKIVLVGVQGLAAGSGLGLVLAGDLAFCSGDACFRVPPKGGTGAPDPGLAWLLPRAIGQQRALSFGLGGRTLDAATADSWGIAELAPDGDVPAALRDAAENLGGKHLWANSEMRRLLHASWETSRTELSQSEAVTLVRALLNRQRR, encoded by the coding sequence GTGGGAGTCACGTACGAAGCATCCGACCGTCTGGCCCGAATCGTCCTCGACCGGCCCGAGGCGGGCAACGCGCTCGACCTCGACATGGCGCGCGAGCTGCGCGAGCAGGTCCAGCGTGCGCTCGCGGACCCCTACGTGGACATCCTGACGCTGACCGGCAACGGCACCGACTTCTGCGTCGGTTCGGACACGAGCAAGGCCGAGCGGGCGGACGATCCGACGACCGCCGTCTTCGAGCTCGCCGCTGCCCTCGAGGAGCTCTTCGCCCTCCTCAACTCCTCCGCCAAGATCGTCCTCGTCGGCGTCCAGGGGCTCGCGGCCGGTTCCGGCCTGGGCCTCGTGCTCGCCGGGGACCTCGCCTTCTGCTCCGGCGACGCCTGCTTCCGCGTCCCGCCGAAGGGGGGAACCGGCGCCCCGGACCCGGGGTTGGCCTGGCTGCTGCCCCGCGCGATCGGCCAGCAGCGTGCCCTCTCCTTCGGTCTGGGTGGCCGTACGCTCGACGCGGCGACGGCCGACAGCTGGGGCATCGCCGAGCTCGCCCCCGACGGGGACGTCCCGGCCGCGTTGCGGGACGCCGCCGAGAACCTGGGCGGCAAGCACCTCTGGGCCAACTCCGAGATGCGTCGCCTGCTCCACGCCTCCTGGGAGACCTCCCGCACCGAGCTGTCCCAGTCCGAGGCCGTCACGCTCGTGCGGGCCCTGCTCAACCGGCAGCGGCGCTGA
- a CDS encoding DUF47 domain-containing protein has product MGFLRAQPRDDSFYQLLADSAHQTVAAAEMLTHMLAAGTEEREELAPRLKDIEHQADEATHAIIHKVNSSFVTPFDHSDIVELAAALDDCTDFLESVGQTVVLYRMDGLMPGVTAQMEVIVRMAELTADAMPRLATMKQLRDYWVEINRLENEGDAIYRDLLRDLFGGAVTDPIEVIKHKDIMERLEMAADAFEKVAHRVESIAIKES; this is encoded by the coding sequence GTGGGCTTCCTACGAGCACAACCACGAGATGACAGCTTCTACCAGCTCCTCGCAGACAGCGCCCACCAGACCGTCGCCGCCGCCGAGATGCTCACCCACATGCTGGCGGCCGGCACAGAGGAGCGCGAGGAGCTGGCACCCCGGCTCAAGGACATCGAGCACCAGGCCGACGAGGCGACCCACGCGATCATCCACAAGGTGAACTCGAGCTTCGTCACCCCCTTCGACCACAGCGACATCGTCGAGCTGGCCGCCGCCCTCGACGACTGCACGGACTTCCTGGAGTCCGTCGGCCAGACGGTGGTCCTCTACCGGATGGACGGCCTCATGCCCGGGGTCACCGCGCAGATGGAGGTCATCGTGCGGATGGCCGAGCTGACCGCGGACGCCATGCCGCGGCTGGCGACGATGAAGCAGCTCCGGGACTACTGGGTGGAGATCAACCGCTTGGAGAACGAGGGCGACGCGATCTACCGGGACCTGCTCCGCGACCTCTTCGGCGGCGCCGTGACCGACCCCATCGAGGTGATCAAGCACAAGGACATCATGGAGCGGCTCGAGATGGCGGCCGATGCCTTCGAGAAGGTGGCCCACCGCGTCGAGAGCATCGCCATCAAGGAGTCCTGA
- the pstA gene encoding phosphate ABC transporter permease PstA, with the protein MTTTNTEAPAPNRAPDRQLGGTRGRSTLTTPVRWAVLAASVVLGVLVTSLLWGWNLIAAGAVAAVIYLVGIYTISRIVEGHRHAVDRVITGVVTTMFLIALLPLVSVVWEVTSMGLERFDAQFFTWSMRGVMGEGGGAYHAIMGTLIITGLTTLISVPIGIFAAIYLVEYSNRNALSKGLTFFVDVMTGIPSIVAGLFAIALFILFFGPGVRMGIIGAVALTVLMIPVVVRSTEEMLRLVPNELREASYALGVPRWLTIVKVVLPTAIAGIATGVTLAVARVIGETAPLLVTVGTTDSLNLNPFDGRMQTLPIFAYYSYATPGIPKEPYFARMWAAALTLILIVMALNIIARLISKFFAPKTGR; encoded by the coding sequence ATGACCACGACCAACACCGAGGCACCGGCCCCGAACCGGGCTCCTGACCGCCAGCTGGGCGGCACCCGCGGCCGCAGCACGCTGACCACGCCCGTCCGCTGGGCCGTGCTCGCAGCGTCCGTCGTCCTGGGCGTCCTGGTCACCTCGCTGCTGTGGGGGTGGAACCTCATCGCCGCCGGCGCCGTCGCCGCCGTCATCTACCTCGTCGGGATCTACACGATCTCGCGCATCGTCGAGGGGCACCGGCACGCGGTGGACCGCGTGATCACCGGCGTCGTCACGACGATGTTCCTCATCGCCCTCCTGCCGCTGGTGTCGGTGGTGTGGGAGGTCACCTCCATGGGCCTCGAGCGGTTCGACGCCCAGTTCTTCACGTGGTCGATGCGCGGGGTCATGGGTGAGGGTGGCGGCGCGTACCACGCGATCATGGGCACGCTGATCATCACCGGCCTGACGACGCTGATCTCGGTCCCGATCGGGATCTTCGCCGCGATCTACCTCGTGGAGTACAGCAACCGGAACGCGCTCTCCAAGGGGCTCACCTTCTTCGTCGACGTCATGACGGGGATCCCCTCGATCGTCGCGGGTCTCTTCGCGATCGCGCTGTTCATCCTCTTCTTCGGCCCGGGTGTGCGCATGGGCATCATCGGAGCGGTGGCACTGACGGTGCTGATGATCCCCGTCGTGGTCCGCAGCACCGAGGAGATGCTGCGCCTGGTGCCCAACGAGCTGCGCGAGGCGAGCTACGCCCTCGGCGTGCCGCGGTGGCTCACGATCGTCAAGGTCGTCCTTCCGACCGCCATCGCCGGCATCGCCACCGGCGTCACCCTGGCGGTCGCCCGCGTCATCGGTGAGACGGCACCCCTGCTGGTCACCGTCGGCACGACGGACTCGCTGAACCTCAACCCCTTCGACGGGCGCATGCAGACGCTGCCGATCTTCGCCTACTACAGCTATGCGACCCCCGGCATCCCCAAGGAGCCGTACTTCGCGCGGATGTGGGCGGCCGCCCTGACGCTCATCCTGATCGTCATGGCGCTGAACATCATCGCCCGCCTCATCTCCAAGTTCTTCGCCCCCAAGACCGGTCGCTGA
- the pstB gene encoding phosphate ABC transporter ATP-binding protein PstB, translating into MSKRIDVKNLDIYYGDFLAVKDVSITIEPRAVTALIGPSGCGKSTFLRALNRMHEVIPGARVDGHVVLDGEDMYAKGVDPVLVRRKVGMVFQKPNPFPTMSIRENVLAGVKLNNQRISRSDADDLVESKLRGANLWNEVKDRLDKPGSGLSGGQQQRLCIARTIAVEPEVVLMDEPCSALDPISTLAIEDLITELKENYTIVIVTHNMQQAARVSDRTGFFNIEGTGKPGQLVEFDDTSKIFNNPSQQATEDYISGRFG; encoded by the coding sequence GTGTCCAAGCGCATCGACGTCAAGAACCTCGACATCTACTACGGCGACTTCCTGGCCGTGAAGGACGTCTCGATCACCATCGAGCCCCGCGCCGTGACCGCCCTCATCGGTCCCTCCGGCTGCGGCAAGTCCACCTTCCTGCGGGCCCTGAACCGCATGCACGAGGTGATCCCGGGAGCCAGGGTCGACGGCCACGTCGTCCTCGACGGGGAGGACATGTACGCGAAGGGGGTCGACCCGGTCCTCGTGCGCCGGAAGGTCGGCATGGTCTTCCAGAAGCCCAACCCCTTCCCGACGATGTCCATCCGGGAGAACGTCCTCGCCGGCGTGAAGCTGAACAACCAGCGGATCAGTCGGTCCGACGCCGACGACCTCGTCGAGTCCAAGCTCCGCGGCGCCAACCTGTGGAACGAGGTCAAGGACCGCCTCGACAAGCCCGGCTCCGGTCTCTCCGGTGGTCAGCAGCAGCGTCTGTGCATCGCCCGGACGATCGCCGTGGAGCCGGAGGTCGTCCTCATGGACGAGCCGTGCTCCGCCCTCGACCCGATCTCCACGCTCGCGATCGAGGACCTGATCACGGAGCTGAAGGAGAACTACACGATCGTGATCGTCACCCACAACATGCAGCAGGCGGCCCGGGTGTCGGACCGCACCGGCTTCTTCAACATCGAGGGCACCGGCAAGCCCGGCCAACTCGTGGAGTTCGACGACACGTCGAAGATCTTCAACAACCCCAGCCAGCAGGCCACCGAGGACTACATCTCGGGGCGCTTCGGCTGA
- a CDS encoding inorganic phosphate transporter has product MDWIPVALVTLLAMGFNYTNGFHDAANAIATSVSTRALTPRVALAMAAVANLFGAFFGAKVAQTVGQGIIEAPNGHLGLVLCAAALIGAIGWNMLTWWYGLPSSSSHALIGGLGGAALAAGAGVQWMGILEKVIIPMLLSPIVGIIVGFLVMRLILRIFHDAHPGRTRRGFRYAQTASAAAMAFGHGMQDAAKTAGVVVLALTVAGYQDGGDQSIPLWVLVMSAVVISMGTYAGGWRIMRTLGRGIIHLDPPQGFAAEVTAASILYVATALRAPISTTHAITSAIMGVGATKSLKAVRWGVAKNIVGAWVFTFPGAGLSAAILMWVLRPIFI; this is encoded by the coding sequence GTGGACTGGATCCCGGTCGCCCTCGTCACCCTCCTGGCGATGGGCTTCAACTACACGAACGGCTTCCACGACGCGGCGAACGCGATCGCGACCTCCGTCTCCACCCGGGCGCTGACCCCGCGGGTGGCGCTGGCCATGGCCGCGGTCGCCAACCTCTTCGGCGCCTTCTTCGGTGCCAAGGTGGCCCAGACCGTCGGGCAGGGCATCATCGAGGCGCCGAACGGTCACCTGGGTCTCGTGCTCTGCGCGGCCGCGCTGATCGGAGCCATCGGGTGGAACATGCTCACCTGGTGGTACGGGCTCCCCTCCTCCTCGTCGCACGCGCTCATCGGCGGGCTCGGTGGGGCGGCACTCGCCGCCGGCGCCGGCGTGCAGTGGATGGGCATCCTCGAGAAGGTCATCATCCCGATGCTGTTGTCCCCGATCGTGGGCATCATCGTCGGGTTCCTCGTGATGCGGCTGATCCTGAGGATCTTCCACGACGCCCACCCCGGGCGGACCAGGCGGGGCTTCCGCTACGCCCAGACCGCCTCGGCCGCGGCGATGGCCTTCGGCCACGGCATGCAGGACGCCGCCAAGACGGCCGGTGTCGTCGTGCTCGCGCTGACCGTCGCCGGCTACCAGGACGGTGGCGACCAGAGCATCCCGCTGTGGGTTCTCGTGATGTCCGCCGTCGTGATCTCGATGGGGACCTATGCCGGTGGCTGGCGGATCATGCGCACCCTGGGCCGCGGGATCATCCACCTCGACCCGCCGCAGGGCTTCGCGGCCGAGGTGACCGCCGCCTCGATCCTGTACGTCGCGACGGCACTGCGCGCCCCGATCTCGACGACCCACGCGATCACCTCCGCGATCATGGGCGTCGGCGCGACGAAGTCGCTCAAGGCCGTCCGGTGGGGCGTGGCGAAGAACATCGTCGGTGCCTGGGTCTTCACCTTCCCCGGCGCGGGCCTCAGCGCCGCGATCCTCATGTGGGTCCTCCGGCCGATCTTCATCTGA